A stretch of the Vigna radiata var. radiata cultivar VC1973A chromosome 7, Vradiata_ver6, whole genome shotgun sequence genome encodes the following:
- the LOC106765862 gene encoding uncharacterized protein LOC106765862 — MSTAPAQPPVKSQPLHNFALPFLKWGASGKNHTNAAHHHRCRRPSSHPSDHASEPDSDPDSRPHRLGSRTARNRFALPTCSLKPLAPPPQPLQAPSCNDETDDEAAKRDIEDAEEAVQKPWNLRPRKPALPKSALEIGTGPSRNHGNNGAGEFHDAVSHHSENPAPKSLRLRGFADTQCAEKKEKRKFWIALSREEIEEDIFVMTGSRPARRPRKRPKNVQKQMDSVFPGLWLVGITADAYRVPDTPTKR; from the exons ATGTCCACCGCACCGGCGCAGCCTCCGGTGAAGTCCCAGCCTCTGCACAACTTCGCCCTTCCCTTCTTGAAATGGGGAGCCAGCGGCAAGAACCACACCAACGCAGCGCATCACCACCGCTGCCGCCGCCCCTCTTCCCACCCCTCCGATCACGCCTCCGAACCTGACTCCGACCCCGACTCCCGCCCCCACCGCCTTGGATCCAGGACCGCCCGCAACCGATTCGCACTCCCCACCTGCTCTCTCAAGCCTCTAGctccaccaccacaaccacttCAGGCGCCGTCGTGCAACGATGAAACCGACGACGAAGCTGCCAAGCGCGACATCGAGGACGCCGAGGAGGCCGTGCAAAAGCCGTGGAACTTGCGACCCCGCAAACCTGCGCTCCCCAAGTCCGCCCTCGAGATCGGAACTGGTCCTTCACGGAACCACGGCAACAACGGTGCGGGAGAGTTTCACGACGCAGTCTCGCACCACAGCGAGAACCCCGCCCCGAAGTCGCTCCGGCTGCGAGGGTTCGCGGATACTCAGTGCGccgagaagaaggagaagaggaaaTTCTGGATCGCTCTTTCTAGAGAAGAGATCGAAGAGGACATCTTCGTCATGACTGGCTCCAGACCCGCCCGCAGGCCCAGGAAGCGGCCCAAGAACGTCCAGAAACAAATGGAT agTGTTTTCCCTGGCTTATGGTTGGTGGGGATAACTGCGGATGCATACAGAGTCCCCGATACACCTACTAAG AGGTGA
- the LOC106767027 gene encoding 2-oxoglutarate-dependent dioxygenase mpl2 yields the protein MAASLPIIDLSSPHRLSAADSVRQACVEYGFFYLVNHGVDTQCLRKVFNESAHFFSLPLQQKMDLARKEYRGYTPLYSETLHPTSLSKGDPKESYYIGPVEDPSIAHLNQWPSEELLPNWKPTMESLYWKLLAAGKNLLSLIAMSLNLDEDYFEKIGALNKPAAFLRLLHYPGELVSGEQICGASPHSDYGMVTLLMTDGVPGLQISKDKFREPQVWEDVPHVEGALIVNIGDLMERWTNCLYRSTLHRVISTGKERYSVAFFFDPPSDCMVECFESCCSESSPPRFPPIRSGDYLNERFRLTYGSERELKCSTST from the exons ATGGCTGCGAGTCTTCCGATCATAGACCTCTCTTCGCCCCACCGTCTTTCGGCGGCGGATTCTGTCCGTCAG GCATGTGTGGAGTATGGTTTTTTTTACCTTGTGAATCATGGGGTGGACACCCAGTGTTTGAGGAAAGTCTTCAACGAAAGTGCTCACTTCTTCTCACTTCCGCTCCAACAAAAGATGGACTTGGCACGCAAGGAATATAGAGGCTACACTCCTCTATATTCCGAGACTCTTCATCCTACTTCACTATCAAAAG GTGACCCAAAAGAGAGCTACTACATTGGTCCTGTAGAAGATCCCTCTATTGCTCATCTGAATCAATGGCCTTCTGAAG AATTGCTGCCAAACTGGAAACCTACAATGGAATCTTTATATTGGAAATTACT GGCTGCTGGAAAAAACCTGTTGTCTCTGATTGCCATGTCCTTGAATCTGGACGAAGATTACTTTGAGAAGATAGGCGCCTTAAACAAACCAGCAGCTTTTCTCCGCCTACTGCATTATCCAG GTGAATTGGTCTCTGGTGAACAGATATGTGGTGCTTCTCCTCATTCAGATTATGGCATGGTCACTCTCCTAATGACTGATGGCGTTCCTGGACTGCAG ATCTCCAAGGATAAGTTCAGGGAGCCTCAAGTCTGGGAGGATGTGCCGCATGTAGAAGG GGCCTTAATAGTGAACATTGGAGACTTGATGGAGAGATGGACAAATTGTTTGTACAG GTCAACACTTCACAGGGTTATCTCAACAGGAAAAGAACGTTATTCT GTGGCATTCTTCTTCGACCCACCCTCAGACTGTATGGTGGAATGCTTTGAAAGTTGCTGCAGTGAATCATCTCCTCCCag ATTCCCTCCAATACGTAGTGGGGACTACTTGAATGAACGGTTCAGACTCACGTATGGTTCGGAAAGGGAACTTAAATGCTCTACATCCACTTAA